In Alicyclobacillus vulcanalis, a single window of DNA contains:
- the rplP gene encoding 50S ribosomal protein L16 encodes MLMPKRVKYRREHRGRLKGRAKGGRTVAFGEYGLVALEPAWVTNRQIEAARIAMTRYMRRGGKVWIKIFPSKPVTKKPAETRMGSGKGSPEMWVAVVKPGRVLFEVAGVSEEVAREAMRLAAHKLPIKCKFVTREEVGGDANEGN; translated from the coding sequence ATGTTGATGCCAAAGCGCGTGAAGTACCGCAGGGAGCATCGCGGCCGCTTGAAGGGACGCGCGAAGGGCGGACGGACGGTCGCGTTCGGCGAGTACGGCTTGGTGGCGCTTGAGCCGGCTTGGGTGACCAACCGGCAGATTGAGGCGGCTCGTATTGCCATGACGCGCTACATGCGCCGCGGTGGCAAGGTGTGGATTAAGATTTTCCCGTCCAAGCCGGTGACGAAGAAGCCTGCAGAGACCCGTATGGGTAGCGGTAAGGGTTCGCCGGAGATGTGGGTCGCTGTGGTGAAGCCTGGCCGAGTCTTGTTCGAGGTGGCCGGGGTGAGCGAAGAGGTGGCGCGCGAAGCGATGCGCCTTGCTGCGCACAAGCTGCCGATCAAGTGCAAGTTTGTGACTCGTGAAGAAGTGGGTGGTGACGCGAATGAAGGCAACTGA
- the rpmC gene encoding 50S ribosomal protein L29 codes for MKATELRGLSDEELKARIDGLKDELFNLRFQLATGQLENPMRIRQVRKDIARAKTILRQRELGIG; via the coding sequence ATGAAGGCAACTGAGCTTCGGGGTCTGAGTGACGAGGAGCTGAAGGCCCGGATCGACGGGCTGAAGGACGAGTTGTTCAACCTCCGCTTCCAACTCGCTACGGGTCAACTTGAGAATCCGATGCGCATTCGGCAGGTTCGCAAGGACATTGCGCGCGCAAAGACGATTTTGCGTCAACGCGAGTTGGGGATTGGCTGA
- the rpsC gene encoding 30S ribosomal protein S3, whose amino-acid sequence MGQKVNPIGLRIGIIRDWEAKWYANKKDYQDLLHEDLKIRNYVFRRLKDAGLGSVEIERAANRINVTIHTAKPGMVIGKGGQEVDALRNELNKLTGKRVHISISEIKQPDLVAKLVAESIAQQLERRVAFRRAMKQAIQRSMRAGAKGVRVQVSGRLGGAEIARTEGYVEGTVPLQTLRADIDYALAEAHTTYGRIGVKVWIYRGEVLPKRKNAPAEAASEAVQGG is encoded by the coding sequence ATGGGGCAAAAGGTCAACCCAATCGGCCTTCGCATTGGGATTATCCGCGACTGGGAAGCGAAATGGTACGCCAATAAGAAGGATTATCAGGACCTTCTTCATGAGGACCTGAAGATCCGGAACTATGTGTTCCGCCGTCTGAAGGATGCGGGCCTGGGCTCCGTGGAAATTGAGCGCGCGGCCAATCGGATCAACGTGACGATTCACACGGCAAAGCCGGGCATGGTGATCGGCAAGGGTGGTCAGGAGGTCGACGCCCTGCGCAATGAGTTGAACAAGCTGACGGGCAAGCGCGTGCACATTTCCATTTCGGAGATCAAACAGCCGGATTTGGTGGCGAAGCTGGTCGCGGAGAGCATTGCACAGCAGTTGGAGCGCCGCGTGGCATTTCGCCGGGCGATGAAGCAGGCCATCCAGCGCTCGATGCGGGCCGGCGCAAAGGGTGTTCGCGTGCAGGTCTCGGGCCGATTGGGCGGAGCGGAAATTGCGCGGACGGAAGGCTACGTGGAAGGCACGGTTCCGCTGCAGACGCTGCGGGCGGACATCGACTACGCGCTGGCAGAGGCGCATACCACGTACGGCCGGATCGGCGTGAAGGTGTGGATTTACCGGGGAGAAGTGTTGCCGAAGCGGAAGAACGCCCCTGCGGAGGCGGCTTCTGAAGCGGTTCAAGGAGGTTGA